The genomic DNA TTTAATAAATATACAAATGAAGAGAATGAGAAACGTGACGCATTAATTGCTGACGTCGAGTCTTCTTCATCACTTATTCAATATATTATTTTCTTCTCACTCATTACATGTACATTAACGTCTATTTTATTAGCATGGTGGTTCTCTGGTAAACTCGTTAAACCAATTCGACAAATTGATGAGAAGTTGAAAGAATTAGCTTCTCAAGATGGAGATTTAACGGCTAGATTACACGTAACGAGTAAAGATGAAATTGGTGACATTGCAAATTCCTTTAATCAAATGCTCACTAACTTACAGCATATAATAAAACAAGTTCAACAAACATCAACAAGTGTAAAAGAAGCTTCCGAAAATGTATTTATCGAAACAACCGCTTCTATGGAAAATACCGCAAGGACACAAGAAACTATGAATGCTCTTGAACACAATATTCGTTCACAAGTTTCTAGCATTGAAGAAAGTTCAACCTCAATGGATGACATGGCAACGAGTGTTCAGCGTATTGCTGAGGCCGCCTCTTCTGTTACTAGTTTAGCTGTCACAACCTCAGAAAAAGCAGATGATGGGAATAAAGTCATTGAGAAATCTATTACACAAATGCATACAATTAACGAAGCTGTTAACGCTACATCACAAGTAGTTGAGCGACTCATTACACATACAAATCATATCGATACTGCACTTCAATCTATTTCTAATATCGCCGAGCAAACAAATTTACTCGCTTTAAATGCTTCTATTGAAGCAGCTCGTGCTGGTGAACACGGCAAAGGATTCGCTGTTGTTGCTGATGAAGTTAGAAAACTTGCTGAACAATCTCAACTAGCCGCAACTGACATTAACCATTTACTGCATCAAATTCAAGCCGATACAAAAATAGCAAATGACATGATGACACAAGGTCAAGCAGAGGCTTCTGAAGGAATTACGGTTATTCGTACCGCTGGATCTTCATTCTCAGAAATTGTTAACCACATTAACAAAGTCTCTACGCAAATGCAAGAAATGTCTGCAACTGCTGAAGAGATGGCTGCAAGCTCTGAAGAAATGAACGCAGCTTTAAATAATATCGCTTCTATTTCAAACGAAGTTGCTGCAGAAACATCACAAACAGCACATTCAGCTGGTGATCAAGTAAACAAAATGAGTATCGTGGCTAACAAATCATCTGAAATGAAAACAATCGTACAAGAACTTGAAATTCTCGTTTCTCATTTCAAAACAAACGCTTAAAGTGAAAATGACAAAAGCTCAAAGGTATAGGAAAGAAAGTTTTACAGTCTCTCTTTTTTCACTTTAAAATATATCTTTCTATCTCTCATTCCGTCTGCTATAATTCCTAAAGGAAATAAGAAAGCTTTATTCCAACTGGAGTAAAGCTTTCTTTCATTTTTTACATTAATTAATTCTAATACTAAGATTTCACAAAGGAGGCTTTTTATCATATGAATTTTGTAAGTATCAGAAAAAAACTTATGTTCATGATGGGAACGATTTGCGCTTTATTTGGTATCGCCTTAGCATTTATTTTATTTTTTGCTATTGACCAATCTCGTAAAGCTGAAACATTACAAAAAGAAATTTCTCCACTGGCAACAGAATTGAAAGAACGTGGAGATGCTTATCAAGTACAGCTCTCTGCTTTAAGAGGTTATTTACTACAACATGATCAAGTCGAATTAGACAAGTTTAATGAGATGAGTAAACGTCTTGAGGATTCAAAAGATAAACTTCTTTCTAATCCAAATCTTTCTTCGTCCGTAAAAAGCACAATGGAATTAGGGTCTACTTGGAGAAAGTTCGTTGAAGAAAAAGTATTCACTCTTGCAAAAGAACAAAAATGGGAAGAAGCTTTACAAGTAGCTTCTTCAGAAAACGGAACTGTCTATAAAGTAATTGGTGACTTCACAAATTATAGTAATGAACAAGCTACATTACGTGAACAATCTATTGAAAAAATTGACCAATCTGCACTCTTAATCGAATATGTTATTTTCTTATCACTTGTTATTTGTATTGTCGCTGCAATTATTCTTGCATGGTGGTTCTCTGGTAAACTTGTGAAACCAATTCAACAAATTGACACGAAACTAAAAGAGTTAGCTTCTCAAGAAGGTGACTTAACGGCACGTCTACAAGTAAATAGCAACGATGAAATCGGTGCTATCGCAGCATCATTTAATAAAATGTTAGAAAACCTACAACATATTATTAATCGTGTTCAAAAAACATCAGTGGAAGTACAAACCGCTTCTGAAAACATGCTAGAAAAAACGAATACATCACGTGAGGCGACAGTAAGAGTCCAAAGCTCAATGTCTAACTTAAACGCAAGTATTCAATCACAAGCTTCTAGTATTGAAGAAAGTTCAACTGCAATGGACGATATGGCAGTAAGTGTTCAACGTATTGCTGAATCTGCTTCATCTGTAGCGGAACTTGCTGTTGCCACATCTGAACATGCTAGCGATGGAAGTACCGTTATCCAAAAATCCGTTTCACAAATGACAACGATACACGAAGCTGTAAATGCTACGTCAGAAGTGGTTGAACGTCTAATCACTCATACGAAATATATCGATACCGCTGTACAATCTATTTCTAATATCGCTGAGCAAACAAACTTACTTGCTTTAAATGCTTCTATTGAGGCAGCTCGTGCTGGCGAGCAAGGAAAAGGATTTGCTGTCGTAGCTGACGAAGTTCGAAAGCTTGCTGAACAATCTAAAACAGCTGCAACAGACATTAATCAATTACTACATCAAATTCAAAATGATACAGAAACTGCTAGCTCTATGATGTCTCAAGGCCGTTCTGAAGCATTTGAAGGCATTCATGTTATTCGTGAAGCTGGTACTTCTTTCACAACAATTGTAGAACAAGTAAATAAAGTATCTACTCAAATGCAAGACATATCAGCAACTGCTGAAGAGATGGCTGCAAGTGCTGAAGAAATGAATGCTTCACTTAATAACATCGCTTCTATCTCGACTGAAGTATCCAGCGAAACCGCCGCAACGGCACAATCTGCTGAACAGAAAGTTATCGTTATGAATGAAATGACAGTAACTGCTGGAAAAATGAAACAAACAGTTGAAGAGTTAGATCAACTCGTATCTCATTTTAAAACAGAATAGATTTTCAAAAAATATCCCTCTTTCAAAGAGGGATATTTTTTTTGAGCTCATTTCCTGCACATTATGCTCATTTCCGTTATAATGAGAATCGATATCATTAAAATATAGGAGGGGCTGCTTATGTCACAAGAAGCATTTGAAAATAAATTATTGGATAATTTAGAAGCTGTTATTGACCCTGAACTAGGTGTTGATATCGTTAATCTTGGATTAGTGTATGATGTTACAGCAGATGAAAATAATAATGCTGTCATTACGATGACTATGACTTCTATCGGTTGTCCAATGGCTGGGCAAATCGTATCAGACGTTAAAAAAGTATTATCAACAAACGTACCTGAAGTTAATGAAATAGAAGTAAATGTCGTTTGGAATCCACCGTGGTCGAAAGAACGTATGTCACGTATGGCGAAAATCGCATTAGGTATTCGCGACTAGCGGAATAAAGTGAAACTTTATTCCGTGGGGGTTTTGTTCATTCCCCACTGATTATCAGCCCTCACCAATCAGGCTTTTACGGGCAGCAGGGCCCCCACCTAACTTCTTTGCTTCCGATGAATTTTGAGGTGGGGGTCTTACTGCCCTGCAAATAGCGGGATAAAGAAAAAAACCTGACATTCTAGTCAGGTTTTTTTCCTATTATTTTACGCCTACTGCATCATAAGCTTTCGTTACAGCTTGTACAGCTTTAGAATCTTTACCGTATAAATCTTCGGCTGATTGAAGAGCAGCTTGACGCATCATTTTGAAGTCAGAGTTTGCAGTTAAATATTTCGTAAGAGCGCGGTAGTAAATTTTTTCTGTCGCTTCACGGCCCACTCCAGCTACTTTCACGTCGTAATGATCTCCGCCTTCAGATACTAAATAAGCAGCTTTATTATTAATACTACTGTTAATATGAACGCCACCATTATCAGCTGTTCCAGTATAACGTTTACTATAGTGATCTGGGTAACCTTCACCTGGTTTTAATGGGTTTGGAATAGACGCTGGATCTTTTAGTGAACGAAGTGCATCGCCTGGTTTACCAGGTGTATAAATGTCAGCACCTAAATCCCAGCTCTTCTTCTCAACCATAACACCCATAATATCGGATAACGATTCATTTAACGCCCCTGACTCATTTTTATAAACAAGGTTTGCTGTATGTTCAGTTACAGCATGCGTTAATTCGTGACCGATAACATCAAGTCCAGCAGATAATGGAATGAATGTTTTTCCATCGCCATCACCATACATCATTTGCACACCGTTCCAAGCTGCGTTATTCCAGCTCTCCCCTACGTGAACAGTTGAAATAAGCTTCGCACCTTTATCATCGAAAGAGTTACGATTAAATGTTTTTTTGTAGTAATCATATACTTTTCCTGCATTTACATGCGCATCAACTGCAGCTTTATCTTCGAAGAACTTAGATTTACTTTCAACTTCTTCGCCTGTATATCCAAGCCATTGTGAGAATAAATTAAACAAGTTTTCATCCATATTTTCTGCATCAAATGTGTGAATACCTTGTCCTCGTTTACCGTCAAATAAGTTGAATACTCCCGTTTTTTCATCTTGGGCAATTTCAAATGATTGTCTAGCACCTAATACTCCGTAGCCAAACCCTGTAACGTGATCTACAGCATTATATTTCTCAATAACATTTCCATTTGTTGCATCAACAAAATAATGCCAATACCCTGGAGCTGGTTTTGAAATCGATGCCTTAACTAAGTATGCAAGGTAGTAATTACCGTCCTTTTCATATACAAATAAATCTTTTTTCACACCATCATAATTCTTTACTTTACCAATTTCTTTCTCAATATCTGCCTTTGCAATTGTTTCTGCTTGTTCCGCACTAATGCTTGCAGATGCAGGGATATTTTTATCATCTAAATTCGGAATAACTTGTCCGAAGAATGCTTTTACATTATTCTCTTTATCAAGTGTAACAGTTTGATCAGAACCGTACACAGGAATGTTATTATGTTTCTCAACTAGCTTCACATGTGTCGTGTCAGATTCAGCGTCTTTTTCTTCTCCAACGATATTAAAATGCTTTTCAATATTTCCTGCTAATTTAAACATATCTTTCTTACTCTCTAAGTATTGAAAGACCGTCTCTTTTTTATCTAGTCCTTCCGGTGCTTTCCATTCTTCACCTATGTATGCAGGTGTTTTAAATTCTTGATGATATTGAATTTTTTGTTCTTCCGCTTTCGTTGTCGTTGCCCCAAACGCTCCAAATCCCCCGGCGATAACAGTTAACGCTAATGCTGATGAAATGACTTGCTTTTTCACTATAACATTCCCCATTCCCATAAAGATTTTTGACACTTTTATAAAATTCTGATTTTTACAGCCGATACCTCTACCGAAAATTTGAGAAACATTTTTCAGATAATTCCAATCAAAAAAGAGGACATCCTATCAGATGTCCTCTTTTCTACAAGCCTTTTATTGTTTTTTCAATTCAATTGCTAAATAGTGTGATTGCTCTTTCGCTTGAATGTGAGTATCTTCTTCTACAGATTCTGCTGCATCACGCATAACAAACGTTTCACCATTTATTACACTGCTTCCTTCAATTTGAACAAGATACAATTGACGGCCTTCTCGCACAGGAAAATGAATTTCTTTTCCGGCATCTAACGATAAAGAATATAAATTTGCATCTTGGTGAATTTGAATTGGTGCCTCTCCTTCTACTGGAGATACCATATGGAACCATTCGTTTTCACGCTCGCTCCAATCAAATTTAAACTCACCATAGTTTGGTTTATGATCCGCACGATCTGGTAAAATCCAAATTTGTAATAAACGTAGTGTTTCATTTCCTAAATTATGCTCGCTATGAAATACACCTGTGCCAGCACTCATATATTGAACATGTCCTCGCTCAATTGTTCCGCGGTTCCCCATGCTATCCTCATGTGTTAAAGCACCATCTACAACGTACGAAATGATTTCCATATCACGATGCGGATGCATATCAAAACCAGTTTGTGCCGCTACTAGATCATCATTAATAACACGTAACGCTCCGAAGTTCATGTTATTTGGATTATAGTAATTGGCAAAAGAAAAATGAAAATGTGTATTTAACCAACCATGATTTGCTCTGCCCATATTTTTATGATCAACTTTTCTAAACATATCCTTCACCTCATACTATATCGAATTCGAGATTTATTTTAAAATTTTTTCTCACTGTAATTTTTTTAGTAA from Bacillus cereus G9842 includes the following:
- the nprB gene encoding neutral protease NprB, producing MKKQVISSALALTVIAGGFGAFGATTTKAEEQKIQYHQEFKTPAYIGEEWKAPEGLDKKETVFQYLESKKDMFKLAGNIEKHFNIVGEEKDAESDTTHVKLVEKHNNIPVYGSDQTVTLDKENNVKAFFGQVIPNLDDKNIPASASISAEQAETIAKADIEKEIGKVKNYDGVKKDLFVYEKDGNYYLAYLVKASISKPAPGYWHYFVDATNGNVIEKYNAVDHVTGFGYGVLGARQSFEIAQDEKTGVFNLFDGKRGQGIHTFDAENMDENLFNLFSQWLGYTGEEVESKSKFFEDKAAVDAHVNAGKVYDYYKKTFNRNSFDDKGAKLISTVHVGESWNNAAWNGVQMMYGDGDGKTFIPLSAGLDVIGHELTHAVTEHTANLVYKNESGALNESLSDIMGVMVEKKSWDLGADIYTPGKPGDALRSLKDPASIPNPLKPGEGYPDHYSKRYTGTADNGGVHINSSINNKAAYLVSEGGDHYDVKVAGVGREATEKIYYRALTKYLTANSDFKMMRQAALQSAEDLYGKDSKAVQAVTKAYDAVGVK
- a CDS encoding pirin family protein, which translates into the protein MFRKVDHKNMGRANHGWLNTHFHFSFANYYNPNNMNFGALRVINDDLVAAQTGFDMHPHRDMEIISYVVDGALTHEDSMGNRGTIERGHVQYMSAGTGVFHSEHNLGNETLRLLQIWILPDRADHKPNYGEFKFDWSERENEWFHMVSPVEGEAPIQIHQDANLYSLSLDAGKEIHFPVREGRQLYLVQIEGSSVINGETFVMRDAAESVEEDTHIQAKEQSHYLAIELKKQ
- a CDS encoding metal-sulfur cluster assembly factor, with the translated sequence MSQEAFENKLLDNLEAVIDPELGVDIVNLGLVYDVTADENNNAVITMTMTSIGCPMAGQIVSDVKKVLSTNVPEVNEIEVNVVWNPPWSKERMSRMAKIALGIRD
- a CDS encoding methyl-accepting chemotaxis protein codes for the protein MKYVSIRKKLLFTLLSISSLFSIALIVILSFAMNQASEIETLKNDVSKRATILKERGDWFQAQVAGLQEYLLSHDQKGLDKFNREGKKLADTREKVTSDKKLPEGMKEAILMGGKWRSVIDNEVLPLAHEGKWDEASKIALAQTDYVNDLLGRFNKYTNEENEKRDALIADVESSSSLIQYIIFFSLITCTLTSILLAWWFSGKLVKPIRQIDEKLKELASQDGDLTARLHVTSKDEIGDIANSFNQMLTNLQHIIKQVQQTSTSVKEASENVFIETTASMENTARTQETMNALEHNIRSQVSSIEESSTSMDDMATSVQRIAEAASSVTSLAVTTSEKADDGNKVIEKSITQMHTINEAVNATSQVVERLITHTNHIDTALQSISNIAEQTNLLALNASIEAARAGEHGKGFAVVADEVRKLAEQSQLAATDINHLLHQIQADTKIANDMMTQGQAEASEGITVIRTAGSSFSEIVNHINKVSTQMQEMSATAEEMAASSEEMNAALNNIASISNEVAAETSQTAHSAGDQVNKMSIVANKSSEMKTIVQELEILVSHFKTNA
- a CDS encoding methyl-accepting chemotaxis protein, which gives rise to MNFVSIRKKLMFMMGTICALFGIALAFILFFAIDQSRKAETLQKEISPLATELKERGDAYQVQLSALRGYLLQHDQVELDKFNEMSKRLEDSKDKLLSNPNLSSSVKSTMELGSTWRKFVEEKVFTLAKEQKWEEALQVASSENGTVYKVIGDFTNYSNEQATLREQSIEKIDQSALLIEYVIFLSLVICIVAAIILAWWFSGKLVKPIQQIDTKLKELASQEGDLTARLQVNSNDEIGAIAASFNKMLENLQHIINRVQKTSVEVQTASENMLEKTNTSREATVRVQSSMSNLNASIQSQASSIEESSTAMDDMAVSVQRIAESASSVAELAVATSEHASDGSTVIQKSVSQMTTIHEAVNATSEVVERLITHTKYIDTAVQSISNIAEQTNLLALNASIEAARAGEQGKGFAVVADEVRKLAEQSKTAATDINQLLHQIQNDTETASSMMSQGRSEAFEGIHVIREAGTSFTTIVEQVNKVSTQMQDISATAEEMAASAEEMNASLNNIASISTEVSSETAATAQSAEQKVIVMNEMTVTAGKMKQTVEELDQLVSHFKTE